A single region of the Devosia sp. FJ2-5-3 genome encodes:
- a CDS encoding DUF1192 domain-containing protein codes for MIEEENRKRPTAHEVGMALDAMSVEELEQRVTLLEGEIVRLKAAIAARGDTRKAAEAAFKF; via the coding sequence ATGATCGAGGAAGAGAACCGCAAGCGTCCCACCGCGCATGAAGTCGGCATGGCGCTCGACGCGATGTCCGTCGAGGAGCTGGAACAGCGCGTCACCCTGCTCGAGGGCGAAATCGTTCGCCTCAAGGCTGCGATCGCTGCGCGCGGCGATACCAGAAAGGCAGCCGAGGCCGCGTTCAAGTTCTGA
- a CDS encoding NAD(P)H-quinone oxidoreductase codes for MTSSHLLPADMLATAITAPGGPEQLLPKRFPLPEIGPGDILIRVAAAGVNGPDLAQRRGHYDPPPGASPLPGLEVAGIVVALGDEVTNHQLGASVMALTNGGGYAEYVAVPAGQALPLPGGWSFAEAAALPETWFTVTQTLVMRAGLSRGMSVLVHGASGGIGGAAIQIATLLGAKAIGVTSSPQKADYAMALGAIATIDRGEDIAARVLELTDGRGVDRVVDVIGGAMAAGNVAASARNGHIVLISTLEGGTAPVPLRQMMAKGLTLSGSTLRPQDSATKRAIAERVGAFLPALASPSWRKPDIAIFEMEKASEAHAAMEGRGHIGKLVLLTPYGRERAADLS; via the coding sequence ATGACATCATCACATTTGCTGCCGGCCGACATGCTGGCCACTGCCATTACCGCCCCAGGCGGACCAGAACAATTACTGCCGAAGCGGTTCCCCCTGCCCGAGATCGGCCCGGGCGACATCCTGATCCGCGTCGCTGCGGCGGGGGTCAACGGGCCTGACCTGGCGCAAAGGCGCGGCCACTACGACCCACCGCCCGGCGCCTCGCCCCTGCCGGGGCTGGAAGTGGCCGGCATTGTCGTGGCGCTGGGTGATGAGGTCACCAACCACCAGCTCGGCGCATCGGTGATGGCGCTGACCAATGGCGGCGGCTATGCGGAATATGTCGCCGTGCCCGCCGGCCAGGCTCTGCCGCTACCGGGTGGCTGGAGTTTTGCGGAAGCTGCGGCCCTGCCCGAAACCTGGTTTACAGTGACGCAGACCCTCGTCATGCGGGCAGGCCTGTCGCGCGGAATGAGCGTGTTGGTGCACGGCGCCTCGGGCGGCATTGGCGGGGCGGCCATCCAGATCGCCACCCTTCTCGGCGCAAAAGCCATCGGCGTCACCTCGTCCCCTCAGAAGGCAGATTACGCCATGGCGCTGGGTGCGATTGCCACGATCGACCGCGGCGAGGACATTGCGGCGCGCGTGCTCGAGCTGACGGATGGGAGGGGCGTCGACCGGGTTGTCGATGTCATCGGCGGGGCCATGGCTGCGGGCAATGTCGCCGCTTCCGCCCGAAACGGGCATATCGTTCTGATCTCGACGCTCGAAGGCGGCACCGCGCCGGTGCCGCTGCGCCAGATGATGGCCAAGGGCCTTACCCTCTCCGGCTCGACCCTGCGCCCGCAGGACAGCGCCACCAAACGCGCCATCGCCGAGCGGGTCGGCGCCTTCCTGCCCGCCCTAGCCTCGCCCAGCTGGCGCAAGCCGGATATCGCCATTTTCGAGATGGAAAAGGCATCGGAGGCGCATGCCGCCATGGAGGGGCGCGGCCATATCGGCAAGCTGGTGCTGCTGACCCCATACGGGCGCGAGCGCGCGGCGGATCTGTCTTAA
- a CDS encoding cell cycle transcriptional regulator TrcR: protein MSQPLLMPKATAVWLVDNTALSFEQIAAFCTLHPLEVQGIADGDVASGIMGVNPVQNGQLSREEIEKAEKDPNYRLKLSDPKVRVAAVKRKGPRYTPISRRNERPNAIKWLVRNHPELKDAQIMRLVGTTKSTIDSVRENSHWNAANLTAMDPVTLGLCSQIELDLEVKRASKDAVQTNELPEGTTLLTAEEALARAAARTHNDLSFDDEGGEHHHRPAPNNEEFDADSVFSKLKSLKSDTDE, encoded by the coding sequence ATGTCCCAGCCCCTTTTGATGCCCAAGGCGACTGCCGTCTGGCTCGTGGACAACACTGCCTTGTCGTTCGAACAGATTGCCGCCTTCTGCACGCTGCATCCGCTGGAAGTCCAGGGCATTGCCGATGGTGACGTCGCCAGCGGCATCATGGGCGTCAACCCCGTGCAGAACGGACAGCTCTCGCGCGAGGAAATCGAGAAGGCCGAGAAGGATCCCAATTACCGTCTCAAGCTTTCCGATCCCAAGGTTCGCGTTGCCGCCGTCAAGCGCAAGGGCCCGCGCTACACCCCGATCTCGCGCCGCAATGAGCGCCCCAATGCCATCAAATGGCTGGTGCGCAATCATCCCGAGCTCAAGGACGCGCAGATCATGCGTCTCGTCGGCACCACCAAGTCGACCATCGACTCGGTGCGCGAGAACAGCCACTGGAATGCCGCCAATCTGACCGCGATGGACCCGGTGACGCTCGGCCTCTGCAGCCAGATCGAGCTCGACCTCGAGGTCAAGCGCGCGTCCAAGGATGCCGTGCAGACCAATGAGCTGCCCGAGGGCACCACCCTGCTCACCGCCGAGGAAGCACTGGCGCGCGCTGCTGCCCGCACCCATAACGACCTCAGCTTCGATGACGAAGGCGGGGAGCACCATCACCGCCCGGCGCCGAACAATGAAGAGTTCGATGCGG